The Georgenia sp. TF02-10 genome window below encodes:
- a CDS encoding MerR family transcriptional regulator, with product MTEEAERPGLTVAQMVAATGVPAHTLRYYERAGLIRPVARTSGNQRRYSGADVEWLRFLLRLRETGMPIARMRDYAELRAAGTPTIRARLALLEAHRAELREHVALLRTHEEALDAKIATYRHDLADLDVHDDGTEGAKTHG from the coding sequence GCTGACGGTCGCGCAGATGGTGGCTGCGACCGGGGTGCCCGCGCACACGCTTCGCTACTACGAGCGGGCCGGGCTGATCCGGCCGGTCGCGCGGACCTCGGGGAACCAGCGCCGCTACTCGGGGGCCGACGTCGAGTGGCTGCGGTTCCTGCTGCGGCTGCGCGAGACCGGGATGCCGATCGCCCGGATGCGCGACTACGCCGAGCTGCGTGCAGCAGGCACACCGACGATCCGGGCGCGCCTGGCGCTGCTGGAAGCGCACCGGGCCGAGCTGCGGGAGCACGTCGCGCTGCTCCGCACGCACGAGGAGGCGCTCGACGCCAAGATCGCGACCTACCGCCACGACCTCGCCGACCTGGACGTGCACGACGACGGGACTGAAGGAGCAAAGACCCATGGGTGA
- a CDS encoding carboxymuconolactone decarboxylase family protein: MGEPTTRADRYDRGRTVLDVIDGTAGANVIDALADVAPELGHQVVAWGFGEIYSRPELAPRDRQLVTLGMLTALGGCEPQLEVHINAALNVGLTPQQIIEAFLHSAVYCGFPRALNATFTAKKVFAERGLLPLA; this comes from the coding sequence ATGGGTGAACCCACGACGCGCGCGGACCGCTACGACCGCGGCCGGACAGTGCTCGACGTGATCGACGGCACGGCGGGAGCGAACGTCATCGACGCGCTCGCGGACGTGGCGCCGGAGCTCGGGCACCAGGTCGTGGCCTGGGGGTTCGGCGAGATCTACTCCCGTCCCGAGCTCGCCCCGCGGGACCGGCAGCTCGTGACGCTCGGGATGCTGACGGCGCTCGGCGGCTGCGAGCCACAGCTGGAGGTCCACATCAACGCGGCGCTCAACGTCGGGCTGACTCCCCAGCAGATCATCGAGGCCTTCCTGCACTCCGCGGTGTACTGCGGGTTCCCGCGCGCCCTGAACGCGACGTTCACCGCGAAGAAGGTCTTCGCCGAGCGCGGGCTGCTGCCGCTCGCGTGA
- a CDS encoding A/G-specific adenine glycosylase: MTEPPAPPDLPALHAAVTTWYRDNARDLPWRRPGTSPWAVLVSEVMLQQTPVARVLPVWQEWVRRWPTPAAQAAARPAEVLRVWDRLGYPRRALRLLECATAIVARHGGQVPAAEEELRALPGVGAYTAAAVAAFAHGRRTAVLDTNVRRVLARAVAGQALPPPHLGRAEQARATACLPASAGAAVTWNVGLMELGALVCLARTPRCATCPLRARCAWLAAGRPADAHADRRRPQPFAGTDRQARGRILAHLRERPDGTWTPAADLLRAAAGAGDGDGGPADLVDPTRPARALAGLLADGLVAVGPGPAGDAYRLP; this comes from the coding sequence GTGACCGAGCCGCCAGCACCGCCGGACCTGCCCGCCCTGCACGCGGCCGTCACCACCTGGTACCGGGACAACGCCCGTGACCTCCCGTGGCGCCGGCCGGGCACCAGCCCGTGGGCGGTGCTGGTCAGCGAGGTCATGCTCCAGCAGACCCCGGTCGCCCGGGTGCTGCCGGTGTGGCAGGAGTGGGTCCGCCGCTGGCCGACCCCCGCCGCGCAGGCGGCGGCCCGGCCCGCCGAGGTCCTGCGGGTCTGGGACCGGCTGGGCTACCCCCGCCGGGCCCTGCGGCTGCTGGAGTGCGCGACGGCGATCGTGGCGCGGCACGGCGGGCAGGTGCCGGCCGCGGAGGAGGAGCTCCGTGCGCTGCCCGGGGTCGGGGCCTACACCGCCGCCGCGGTGGCCGCGTTCGCGCACGGGCGGCGCACCGCGGTGCTCGACACCAACGTGCGCCGGGTGCTCGCCCGGGCCGTGGCCGGCCAGGCCCTGCCGCCGCCGCACCTCGGCCGGGCCGAGCAGGCCCGGGCCACGGCGTGCCTGCCGGCGTCGGCCGGGGCGGCCGTGACCTGGAACGTCGGGCTGATGGAGCTCGGCGCCCTGGTCTGCCTGGCCCGCACGCCGCGGTGCGCGACCTGCCCGCTCCGGGCGCGGTGCGCCTGGCTCGCGGCCGGCCGCCCGGCCGACGCCCACGCCGACCGTCGCCGCCCCCAGCCCTTCGCCGGCACCGACCGGCAGGCGCGCGGCCGGATCCTGGCCCACCTCCGAGAGCGGCCGGACGGGACGTGGACGCCGGCAGCGGACCTGCTGCGCGCGGCGGCCGGTGCCGGCGACGGCGACGGCGGCCCGGCAGACCTCGTCGACCCCACCCGGCCCGCCCGCGCCCTGGCCGGGCTGCTGGCCGACGGCTTGGTCGCCGTCGGTCCCGGCCCGGCGGGTGATGCCTACCGGCTGCCCTGA
- a CDS encoding amino-acid N-acetyltransferase: protein MAGPVTVRQARPADVRAIFDLVQPYVAERILIDKELISYFEAVQEFVVAEEDGRVIGCGALHVLWDDIAEVRTLAVDRAATGRGLGARLLAELVDRARALGLRRVFCLTFEVAFFRRHGFRPIEGTPVGTDVYAQMLRSHDDGVAEFLDLARVKPNTLGNTRMLLEL, encoded by the coding sequence GTGGCCGGGCCGGTGACCGTCCGCCAGGCCCGGCCGGCCGACGTGCGGGCGATCTTCGACCTGGTCCAGCCCTACGTCGCCGAGCGCATCCTCATCGACAAGGAGCTCATCAGCTACTTCGAGGCGGTCCAGGAGTTCGTGGTCGCCGAGGAGGACGGCCGGGTGATCGGCTGCGGCGCGCTGCACGTGCTGTGGGACGACATCGCCGAGGTCCGCACCCTCGCGGTGGACCGCGCCGCCACCGGCCGCGGCCTGGGCGCCCGGCTGCTCGCCGAGCTCGTCGACCGGGCCCGGGCGCTCGGCCTGCGCCGGGTCTTCTGCCTCACCTTCGAGGTCGCCTTCTTCCGCCGGCACGGCTTCCGGCCCATCGAGGGCACCCCGGTGGGCACCGACGTCTACGCCCAGATGCTCCGCTCGCACGACGACGGCGTGGCCGAGTTCCTCGACCTCGCCCGGGTCAAGCCGAACACCCTGGGCAACACCCGGATGCTGCTGGAGCTCTGA
- a CDS encoding sugar-binding transcriptional regulator codes for MTGREDAVYQAASMYYLQDETMEVIARRMGTSRSTVSRMLKDARDSGLVRVTLTGAGNGVSPLARQLGQRFGVRAHVVPVRGGITEVQRLDQVARVAGRLISEWVQPGSVLGLAWGTTLSAVVGHLVPKHAPGSEVVQLNGAANPVTSGIPHAGSIITAAAQNFDAAVHHFPVPAFFDYAATKRAMWRERSIQRVLAVQARADVVAFGVGAFDGALASHVYAAGYMSQGDMDQLRLEGVVGDVCTVLLREDGSYADIELNERATGPTPAELARVARRVCVVAGAAKVPPLLGALRARAVTDLVIDEATARAALDRAHARGAGAAGSARER; via the coding sequence ATGACCGGGCGTGAGGACGCGGTGTACCAGGCGGCGTCGATGTACTACCTGCAGGACGAGACGATGGAGGTCATCGCCCGCCGGATGGGCACCTCCCGCTCGACCGTCTCCCGGATGCTCAAGGACGCCCGGGACTCCGGCCTGGTCCGGGTCACCCTGACCGGCGCCGGCAACGGGGTCAGCCCGCTGGCCCGCCAGCTCGGGCAGCGGTTCGGGGTGCGGGCGCACGTGGTGCCGGTGCGCGGCGGCATCACCGAGGTCCAGCGCCTGGACCAGGTGGCCCGGGTGGCCGGGCGGCTCATCTCGGAGTGGGTGCAGCCCGGCTCGGTGCTGGGCCTGGCCTGGGGGACGACCCTGTCCGCGGTGGTGGGCCACCTGGTGCCCAAGCACGCGCCGGGCAGCGAGGTGGTCCAGCTCAACGGCGCGGCCAACCCGGTCACCTCGGGGATCCCGCACGCCGGGTCGATCATCACCGCGGCCGCGCAGAACTTCGACGCCGCGGTGCACCACTTCCCCGTCCCGGCGTTCTTCGACTACGCGGCCACCAAGCGGGCGATGTGGCGGGAGCGGTCCATCCAGCGGGTGCTCGCCGTCCAGGCCCGGGCCGACGTCGTCGCCTTCGGGGTGGGCGCCTTCGACGGCGCGCTGGCCTCGCACGTCTACGCCGCGGGCTACATGTCCCAGGGCGACATGGACCAGCTCCGCCTGGAGGGGGTGGTGGGGGACGTGTGCACGGTGCTGCTCCGCGAGGACGGCTCCTACGCCGACATCGAGCTCAACGAGCGGGCAACCGGGCCCACGCCGGCCGAGCTCGCCCGGGTGGCCCGGCGGGTGTGCGTGGTGGCCGGCGCGGCGAAGGTTCCGCCGCTGCTCGGGGCGCTGCGGGCGCGGGCGGTGACCGACCTGGTGATCGACGAGGCCACCGCCCGGGCGGCGCTGGACCGGGCGCACGCCCGCGGCGCCGGTGCGGCAGGATCGGCGCGTGAGCGGTGA
- a CDS encoding glycerol-3-phosphate dehydrogenase/oxidase, whose product MSDEEGLDVLVVGGGVTGAGIVLDAVTRGLRTGIVEMQDWAAGTSSWSSKLVHGGLRYLLNLDFSLVAEGLRERGLLLTKTAPHLVKAQPFLWPLKMPVIERAYSAVGVGMYDVMGVVGMKGAAVPLQRHYTRRGALRLFPDIREDALVGGIRFYDARVDDARLVMTLVRTAQSYGALAASRTELVDLTKDTTGRVVGAEVVDLETRQRHRIKARHVINATGVWTEQTEALGGTEGGLRVLASKGIHIVVPKDRIKGSTGIFLRTEKSVLFIIPWPEYWIIGTTDTPWEQDRLNPVATAEDVDYLLDHANAVLRSNLAREDIIGVYAGLRPLLQPGTKDGSAASTKVSRDHTVVDPVPGLTVISGGKLTSYRLMAEHAVDHALGKDRARQTPSVTPDTPLVGAPGLAAATRQAPRIAKKYGWDMARMRHLLDRYGSDLPALLALVDGDPALGRPLAAAPTYLGAEVAMAVSHEGALHLEDILLRRIRLFFEAKDRGLAALPEIAAIAGPLLGWDEATTRRETEAYTSRAEAEAAALAETTDAAAAAARRRAEDLVPLEPLAT is encoded by the coding sequence ATGTCCGACGAGGAGGGGCTGGACGTCCTGGTCGTGGGCGGCGGGGTCACCGGCGCCGGGATCGTGCTGGACGCCGTCACCCGCGGCCTGCGCACCGGAATCGTGGAGATGCAGGACTGGGCCGCCGGGACCTCCTCCTGGTCCAGCAAGCTGGTGCACGGCGGGCTGCGCTACTTGCTGAACCTGGACTTCAGCCTGGTCGCCGAGGGGCTGCGCGAGCGCGGGCTGCTGCTGACCAAGACCGCCCCGCACCTGGTCAAGGCCCAGCCGTTCCTGTGGCCGCTCAAGATGCCGGTCATCGAGCGGGCCTACAGCGCCGTCGGGGTCGGGATGTACGACGTGATGGGCGTCGTCGGCATGAAGGGGGCCGCGGTCCCGCTGCAGCGGCACTACACCCGCCGCGGCGCGCTGCGGCTCTTCCCGGACATCCGCGAGGACGCCCTGGTCGGCGGCATCCGGTTCTACGACGCCCGGGTCGACGACGCCCGCCTGGTGATGACCCTGGTGCGCACCGCCCAGTCCTACGGCGCGCTGGCCGCCTCCCGCACCGAGCTGGTGGACCTGACCAAGGACACCACCGGCCGGGTCGTCGGGGCCGAGGTGGTCGACCTGGAGACCCGCCAGCGCCACCGGATCAAGGCCCGGCACGTCATCAACGCCACCGGGGTGTGGACCGAGCAGACCGAGGCCCTGGGCGGGACCGAGGGCGGGCTGCGGGTGCTGGCCTCCAAGGGCATCCACATCGTGGTGCCCAAGGACCGCATCAAGGGCTCCACCGGGATCTTTTTGCGCACCGAGAAGTCCGTCCTGTTCATCATCCCGTGGCCGGAGTACTGGATCATCGGCACCACGGACACCCCCTGGGAGCAGGACCGGCTCAACCCCGTCGCCACAGCCGAGGACGTGGACTACCTCCTCGACCACGCCAACGCCGTCCTGCGCTCGAACCTCGCCCGGGAGGACATCATCGGCGTCTACGCCGGGCTGCGCCCGCTGCTCCAGCCGGGCACCAAGGACGGCAGCGCCGCCTCCACCAAGGTCTCCCGCGACCACACCGTCGTCGACCCGGTGCCCGGGCTGACCGTCATCTCCGGCGGCAAGCTCACCTCCTACCGGCTGATGGCCGAGCACGCCGTCGACCACGCCCTGGGCAAGGACCGGGCCCGGCAGACCCCCTCGGTCACCCCGGACACCCCGCTGGTCGGGGCGCCGGGCCTGGCCGCGGCCACCCGCCAGGCCCCCCGGATCGCGAAGAAGTACGGGTGGGACATGGCCCGGATGCGGCACCTGCTGGACCGGTACGGCTCGGACCTGCCCGCGCTGCTGGCCCTGGTCGACGGCGACCCCGCGCTGGGCCGTCCGCTCGCCGCCGCGCCCACGTACCTGGGCGCCGAGGTCGCCATGGCGGTCAGCCACGAGGGCGCGCTGCACCTGGAGGACATCCTGCTCCGCCGGATCCGCCTGTTCTTCGAGGCGAAGGACCGCGGGCTGGCCGCGCTGCCCGAGATCGCCGCGATCGCCGGCCCGCTGCTGGGCTGGGACGAGGCGACGACGCGGCGGGAGACCGAGGCGTACACCTCCCGGGCCGAGGCCGAGGCGGCCGCCCTGGCAGAGACCACCGACGCGGCGGCAGCGGCGGCCCGCCGGCGGGCCGAGGACCTCGTGCCCCTGGAGCCGCTGGCCACCTGA
- a CDS encoding MIP/aquaporin family protein, with translation MQIFLHEAGGTAMLILLGAGVVANNILPRTKGFGGGWLMVNFGWGLAVFAGVFAAYDTGAHINPAVTVGLWANGSDLRPATDTLAAIPATFGNVLIYLIAQLVGAFVGAVLAWIAYKKHFDEEAPAATKLGVFSTGPEVRSYGLNFATEVIATFVLVFIVILFGQTPSGLGPLAVALLVVGIGASLGGPTGYAINPARDLGPRLAHAVLPIPGKGSSDWAYSWVPIAGPLVGGVLAGLLAQIYV, from the coding sequence ATGCAGATCTTCCTGCACGAGGCCGGCGGCACCGCGATGCTGATCCTGCTCGGTGCCGGCGTGGTCGCCAACAACATCCTGCCGCGCACCAAGGGGTTCGGCGGCGGCTGGCTGATGGTCAACTTCGGGTGGGGACTTGCCGTCTTCGCCGGCGTCTTCGCCGCCTACGACACCGGCGCCCACATCAACCCCGCGGTGACCGTCGGCCTGTGGGCCAACGGGTCGGACCTGCGGCCCGCGACGGACACCCTGGCGGCCATCCCGGCCACCTTCGGCAACGTGCTGATCTACCTGATCGCCCAGCTCGTCGGGGCGTTCGTCGGCGCGGTGCTGGCCTGGATCGCCTACAAGAAGCACTTCGACGAGGAGGCCCCGGCGGCCACCAAGCTCGGGGTGTTCTCCACCGGCCCGGAGGTGCGCAGCTACGGCCTGAACTTCGCCACCGAGGTCATCGCCACCTTCGTCCTGGTCTTCATCGTCATCCTCTTCGGCCAGACCCCGTCGGGGCTCGGCCCGCTCGCCGTCGCCCTGCTCGTCGTCGGTATCGGCGCCAGCCTCGGTGGCCCCACCGGGTACGCCATCAACCCGGCCCGTGACCTCGGCCCGCGCCTGGCGCACGCCGTCCTGCCCATCCCGGGCAAGGGCAGCAGCGACTGGGCCTACTCCTGGGTGCCGATCGCCGGCCCCCTCGTCGGCGGCGTGCTCGCCGGCCTCCTCGCCCAGATCTACGTCTGA
- the glpK gene encoding glycerol kinase GlpK, with amino-acid sequence MAEQQKYVLAIDQGTTSSRAIIFDHSGRIVETGQLEHEQIFPRAGWVEHDAREIWRNVREVVGLALTRANMTHRDIAAVGITNQRETTVVWDKTTGEPVYNAIVWQDTRTQRIVEELGGTEGQDKYKAKVGLPLATYFSGPKVKWILDNVDGARERAEAGDLLFGNTDSWVLWNMTGGTDGGVHVTDVTNASRTMLMNLDTLTWNEDIAADMGIPMSMLPEIRSSSEVYGEGRAGGLVPGVPLAGILGDQQAATFGQACFEVGTAKNTYGTGNFMLLNTGTEAVQSENGLLTTVAYKIGDADAVYALEGSIAVTGSLVQWLRDNLGIISTAPQIEDLARTVEDNGGAYFVPAFSGLFAPYWRADARGALVGLTRYVNKGHIARAVLEATAFQTREVNDAMNADSGVELTELKVDGGMVANELLMQFQADILGVPVVRPQVAETTALGAAYAAGIAVGYWSGEQDVIDNWAEDKRWEPQLDAEERERTYRLWKKAVTKTFDWVDEDVR; translated from the coding sequence ATGGCTGAGCAGCAGAAGTACGTCCTCGCCATCGACCAGGGCACGACGAGCTCGCGGGCGATCATCTTCGACCACTCCGGGCGGATCGTGGAGACCGGCCAGCTCGAGCACGAGCAGATCTTCCCCCGGGCCGGCTGGGTCGAGCACGACGCCCGGGAGATCTGGCGGAACGTCCGGGAGGTGGTCGGGCTGGCGCTGACCCGGGCGAACATGACGCACCGGGACATCGCGGCCGTGGGCATTACCAACCAGCGCGAGACCACCGTGGTGTGGGACAAGACCACCGGCGAGCCGGTCTACAACGCCATCGTCTGGCAGGACACCCGCACCCAGCGGATCGTCGAGGAGCTCGGCGGGACCGAGGGCCAGGACAAGTACAAGGCGAAGGTCGGGCTGCCGCTGGCCACCTACTTCTCCGGGCCGAAGGTCAAGTGGATCCTGGACAACGTCGACGGCGCGCGCGAGCGGGCCGAGGCCGGCGACCTGCTCTTCGGCAACACCGACTCCTGGGTGCTGTGGAACATGACCGGCGGGACCGACGGCGGGGTGCACGTCACCGACGTCACCAACGCCTCGCGCACCATGCTGATGAACCTGGACACCCTCACCTGGAACGAGGACATCGCCGCCGACATGGGCATCCCGATGTCCATGCTGCCCGAGATCCGCTCCTCCTCCGAGGTCTACGGCGAGGGCCGCGCCGGCGGCCTGGTGCCCGGGGTGCCGCTGGCCGGCATCCTCGGGGACCAGCAGGCCGCCACCTTCGGACAGGCCTGCTTCGAGGTCGGCACGGCCAAGAACACCTACGGCACCGGCAACTTCATGCTCCTGAACACCGGCACCGAGGCGGTCCAGTCCGAGAACGGCCTGCTCACCACCGTCGCGTACAAGATCGGCGACGCCGACGCCGTCTACGCCCTCGAGGGCTCGATCGCGGTCACCGGCTCCCTGGTGCAGTGGCTGCGGGACAACCTGGGCATCATCTCAACGGCCCCGCAGATCGAGGACCTGGCCCGGACCGTCGAGGACAACGGCGGCGCCTACTTCGTCCCGGCGTTCTCCGGCCTGTTCGCCCCGTACTGGCGCGCCGACGCCCGCGGCGCGCTGGTGGGCCTGACCCGCTACGTCAACAAGGGGCACATCGCCCGCGCCGTGCTGGAGGCCACCGCCTTCCAGACCCGCGAGGTCAACGACGCGATGAACGCCGACTCCGGGGTGGAGCTGACCGAGCTGAAGGTCGACGGCGGGATGGTCGCCAACGAGCTGCTCATGCAGTTCCAGGCGGACATCCTCGGCGTGCCGGTGGTCCGGCCGCAGGTGGCCGAGACGACGGCGCTCGGCGCGGCCTACGCCGCCGGCATCGCCGTGGGCTACTGGTCCGGGGAGCAGGACGTCATCGACAACTGGGCCGAGGACAAGCGGTGGGAGCCGCAGCTGGACGCCGAGGAGCGCGAGCGCACCTACCGGCTGTGGAAGAAGGCCGTGACGAAGACCTTCGACTGGGTCGACGAGGACGTCCGCTAG
- a CDS encoding SMP-30/gluconolactonase/LRE family protein has protein sequence MDDIEQITDALCYHGEGPVWSETWGGLRWVDMLAGDLLTLRADGSVSRLHVGDVAAFVRPRTRGGYVVGVERGIGLADDVDAPPSTVVELWTDPGLRMNEGGCDHQGNLYAGSMHYERTPEAAFLYRITPQREISVILDAVTTSNGLDFSPDGTRTYYNDTHTGATDVFDIVGGELTNRRVFHDGDGGRPDGLVVDSAGNVWVALNRVGRVRLYSPSAEILREVQLPVRLVTACTLGGADGRDLYVTTSRENLDDPEPEAGAVFRLRAEVPGRPVLPYGG, from the coding sequence ATGGACGACATCGAGCAGATCACCGACGCGCTGTGCTACCACGGCGAGGGACCGGTGTGGTCGGAGACCTGGGGCGGGCTGCGCTGGGTGGACATGCTCGCCGGGGACCTGCTGACCCTCCGCGCAGACGGGTCGGTCAGCCGCCTCCACGTCGGGGACGTCGCCGCCTTCGTGCGTCCCCGCACCCGGGGCGGGTACGTCGTCGGGGTCGAGCGCGGCATCGGCCTGGCCGACGACGTCGACGCCCCGCCGAGCACCGTCGTCGAGCTGTGGACCGACCCGGGCCTGCGGATGAACGAGGGCGGCTGCGACCACCAGGGCAACCTCTACGCCGGCTCCATGCACTACGAGCGCACCCCCGAGGCCGCGTTCCTCTACCGCATCACCCCGCAGCGGGAGATCTCGGTGATCCTCGACGCGGTCACCACCTCCAACGGCCTCGACTTCTCCCCCGACGGCACCCGCACCTACTACAACGACACGCACACGGGCGCGACGGACGTCTTCGACATCGTCGGCGGCGAGCTCACCAACCGGCGGGTGTTCCACGATGGCGACGGCGGCCGGCCGGACGGGCTGGTGGTGGACTCGGCGGGGAACGTCTGGGTGGCGCTGAACCGGGTGGGGCGGGTGCGGCTGTACTCCCCGTCGGCGGAGATCCTCCGCGAGGTCCAGCTGCCGGTCCGGCTCGTCACCGCCTGCACCCTCGGCGGGGCGGACGGCCGCGACCTGTACGTCACCACGTCCCGGGAGAACCTCGACGACCCCGAGCCGGAGGCCGGGGCGGTCTTCCGGCTGCGGGCCGAGGTGCCAGGGCGGCCGGTGCTGCCGTACGGCGGCTGA
- a CDS encoding uridine kinase: protein MTQGRTGSDQADAAPSLPAEPVAAPPDQPPEPPDPAPQDGLFDLPSGARRPRARVVLVTGPSGSGKTALTRRLGLPTVSLDDFYFDGDHPDLPRRYGIVDWDSPRSWDRAGAMAALVALSTTGEADLPVYDIPTNRRTGTTHLSLDGFPIFVAEGIFAAEIVQACREEDILADALCICRPRAQSFFLRLARDLGEARKPPLTLLRRGLNLYRNEPAMVADLTAKGTRKVGVEEAERGIMELLLRSR from the coding sequence ATGACCCAGGGCCGGACCGGGTCCGACCAGGCCGACGCCGCGCCGAGCCTCCCCGCCGAGCCCGTTGCGGCGCCGCCGGACCAACCCCCCGAGCCGCCCGACCCGGCACCCCAGGACGGGCTGTTCGACCTCCCGTCCGGCGCGCGGCGCCCGCGGGCCCGGGTCGTCCTCGTCACGGGCCCCTCCGGGTCCGGCAAGACCGCCCTGACCCGCCGGCTGGGCCTGCCGACGGTGTCCCTCGACGACTTCTACTTCGACGGCGACCACCCCGACCTCCCGCGCCGATACGGGATCGTGGACTGGGACTCCCCGCGGTCCTGGGACCGGGCCGGCGCGATGGCCGCGCTGGTGGCGCTGAGCACCACCGGCGAGGCCGACCTGCCGGTCTACGACATCCCCACCAACCGGCGCACCGGCACCACCCACCTGTCGCTGGACGGCTTCCCCATCTTCGTCGCCGAGGGCATCTTCGCCGCCGAGATCGTCCAGGCGTGCCGGGAGGAGGACATCCTGGCCGATGCGCTGTGCATCTGCCGGCCGCGCGCCCAGTCCTTCTTCCTCCGGCTCGCCCGCGACCTGGGCGAGGCCCGCAAGCCGCCACTGACCCTGCTGCGGCGCGGGCTGAACCTGTACCGCAACGAGCCGGCGATGGTCGCCGACCTGACGGCCAAGGGCACCCGCAAGGTCGGGGTGGAGGAGGCCGAGCGGGGCATCATGGAGCTGCTGCTCCGGTCCCGCTGA
- the lysS gene encoding lysine--tRNA ligase, translated as MPEQVQVRAAKRQRLLDAGTDPYPVTLPITTTIADVRARHGDLPPGAETDDVVGVAGRVMYLRNTGKLCFATLQDGAGNRLQAMLSRSEVGEDSLAAFKADVDLGDHLFVHGRVIASRRGELSVMADSWRLAAKALRPLPKTYENEAGEQVALSEEGRVRRRHLDLIMRQDARDMVRTRSAVVRSLRRTLDERGFLEIETPMLQTQPGGAAARPFVTHMNAYDVDLYLRIAPELFLKRAVVGGIEKVFEINRNFRNEGADSTHSPEFAMLEAYEAYGSYDTMAELTTTLVQQAARDAFGSTTVTLDDGTQYDLGGKWAQISLYGSLSEALGEEVTPRTPTAALTAHAERLGVEVAPHATPGKLVEALWEHLVGEHLYAPTFVRDFPVDTSPLTRAHRSIEGVVEKWDLYVRGFELATAYSELVDPVVQRERFEAQALAAAAGDPEAMVLDEDFLEAMEQGMPPAGGMGMGIDRLLMALTGLGIRETITFPLVKRR; from the coding sequence GTGCCCGAGCAGGTCCAGGTGCGGGCGGCGAAGCGGCAGCGGCTGCTCGACGCCGGGACCGACCCCTACCCGGTCACCCTCCCGATCACCACGACCATCGCGGACGTGCGCGCCCGGCACGGCGACCTCCCGCCCGGCGCCGAGACGGACGACGTCGTCGGGGTCGCCGGCCGGGTGATGTACCTGCGCAACACCGGCAAGCTCTGCTTCGCCACCCTGCAGGACGGCGCCGGCAACCGGCTGCAGGCCATGCTCTCCCGCAGCGAGGTCGGCGAGGACTCCCTGGCCGCGTTCAAGGCCGACGTCGACCTCGGCGACCACCTCTTCGTCCACGGCCGGGTCATCGCCTCCCGGCGCGGGGAGCTCAGTGTCATGGCCGACTCCTGGCGGCTCGCCGCCAAGGCCCTGCGCCCGCTGCCGAAGACCTACGAGAACGAGGCCGGGGAGCAGGTGGCGCTGTCCGAGGAGGGCCGGGTCCGCCGTCGGCACCTGGACCTGATCATGCGCCAGGACGCCCGGGACATGGTGCGCACCCGTTCGGCGGTGGTGCGGTCCCTGCGCCGCACCCTGGACGAGCGCGGCTTTCTCGAGATCGAGACGCCGATGCTGCAGACCCAGCCCGGCGGCGCGGCGGCCCGGCCCTTCGTCACGCACATGAACGCCTACGACGTCGACCTGTACCTGCGGATCGCGCCCGAGCTCTTCCTCAAGCGGGCCGTCGTCGGCGGGATCGAGAAGGTCTTCGAGATCAATCGCAACTTCCGCAACGAGGGCGCCGACTCCACCCACTCGCCCGAGTTCGCGATGCTGGAGGCCTACGAGGCCTACGGCTCCTACGACACGATGGCCGAGCTCACCACCACCCTCGTCCAGCAGGCCGCCCGGGACGCGTTCGGCTCGACCACCGTCACCCTCGACGACGGCACCCAGTACGACCTCGGCGGGAAGTGGGCGCAGATCAGCCTGTACGGCTCGCTGTCCGAGGCGCTGGGGGAGGAGGTCACCCCGCGCACGCCGACGGCGGCCCTGACCGCCCACGCGGAGCGGCTCGGCGTGGAGGTCGCCCCGCACGCCACCCCCGGCAAGCTCGTCGAGGCGCTCTGGGAGCACCTGGTCGGCGAGCACCTGTACGCCCCGACGTTCGTCCGGGACTTCCCGGTGGACACCTCCCCGCTCACCCGGGCGCACCGGTCGATCGAGGGCGTGGTGGAGAAGTGGGACCTGTACGTGCGCGGCTTCGAGCTCGCCACCGCCTACTCCGAGCTGGTCGACCCCGTCGTCCAGCGGGAGCGGTTCGAGGCCCAGGCCCTCGCCGCCGCGGCCGGGGACCCCGAGGCGATGGTCCTCGACGAGGACTTCCTGGAGGCCATGGAGCAGGGAATGCCGCCGGCCGGCGGGATGGGCATGGGCATCGACCGGCTCCTGATGGCCCTGACCGGGCTGGGTATCCGGGAGACGATCACCTTCCCGCTGGTCAAGCGGCGCTGA
- a CDS encoding addiction module protein, with amino-acid sequence MARKAADVYRAGLELDPDERAVVAHRLLASLHWEDKASQPEIDAAWRDEVGTRVDDILTGEVNRSTFEQTRAQARALVGGLRT; translated from the coding sequence ATGGCACGGAAGGCTGCCGACGTGTACCGGGCAGGACTCGAGCTCGACCCGGACGAGCGCGCCGTCGTCGCGCACCGCCTCCTCGCCAGCCTCCACTGGGAGGACAAGGCATCACAGCCGGAGATCGACGCCGCCTGGCGTGACGAGGTCGGCACCCGTGTCGATGACATCTTGACCGGTGAGGTCAACCGGAGCACGTTCGAGCAGACGCGTGCCCAGGCTCGTGCGCTCGTGGGGGGCCTGCGGACGTGA